TGGTGTGCCCGGTGCCCCGCAGGGCAGTACGCCCCCGCCGCCGCCCGGCTACCCGCAGCCGCAGGCGGCTCCCGGCACGCCTCCGGCTGGCGCACCCGCGTACCCGCCGGCGCCCGGCACTGCGCAGGCGCCGGGCGCGCCCGGTGTGGCCGGGGCGCCCGCTGTCCCCGGCGCGCCGGGGGCTCCGCAGGGCAGTACGCCCCCGCCGCCCCCGGGCGCCCCGACGTACGGCTATCCCCAGGGCCCCGGCGCTGGGCAGGGTGCGCCGGGTTACGGCTATCCGCAGGCGCCGGGCGCGCCGCAGTCTCCGGCCGACACCGGGGCCTCGCGGCGGCTCGCGGCGAACGCCGGGGACATCGCGGATGCCGCGACGAGCAAGGCCGCGCCGCCGCCGAAGAAGGCGCGCGGTGGTGTGGGCGCGCCGCCTCCGCCGCCGGGTGCCCCTGGTGCGCCGGGCGCGCGCCCGGGGAGCGGGGCGACGCCGCCCCCGCCGGGTGCGGCCGGCGGTGCGTATGTGCCGACGCAGTTGGTGTCGGCGCTTGGGCCGGAGGGGCTCGCGGGGCCGGGTGTGCCGGCGGCTCCGGGTGGCGCGGACGGGGCGCAGGCGCCGGGCGCGCCGTATGCACCGGGCGCCCCCCAGCCGCCTGCAGCGCCTCCGGGCAACGTGCACCACGCGGCCACGGTCCTGGCCGACCCCAGTCAGCTGGGCGCGCCGCAGCCGTCAGGCGCTCCGGGGGCTCCGGGCGCCCCGGGTATGCCGAATCCGCCCGGCGCTCCAGGTGCTCCGGGCGCCCCGGGCATGCCCCCGTCGCCTCCGGGTGTCCCCGCGGCTCCCGGTGTCCCCGGTGCGCCGCAGCCGCCGAGCGCCCCCTCAGGCCCCGGTGCGCCAGGCGCCCCGGGAGCCCCGGGCGGCGGGCGCGGGGCCGTGCACCACGCGGAGACCGTGCTGGCCGCGCCCCCCGTGGCCGGTCCGGGCGCGCCCCCGCCGCCACCCGCCCCCGGCGCACTCGGTGCTCCGGGCGCCCCTGGCATGCCGCCGGGCACTCCGGGCGCCCCGCAGCCGATGCCGCCGGGTGCGATGCCGCCGCCGGGTGCGCCCGTGCCGGGGCAGCCGTCGGCGTACGGGTATCCGCAGCAGGGGCAGCCGACGGTGGGTCCCGGCTACCAGGCCGTGCTGCGCTACCGCGCGCAGGACGGTTCGGAGCAGCAGCTGATCCGGCGTTCGGCGCCGGGTACGCCGCACCCGGAGTGGCAGATCTTCCACGAGCTGCGTGGCATGAACGTGCCGTCGGACCAGGTGCTGGAGCTGCACACGGAGCTGGAGTCGTGCGAGCTGCCGGGCGCCTACTGTGCGCGGATGATCCGGGAGCAGTGGCCGCAGGCGCGGATCACGAGCATCGCGCCGTACGGCACGGATCACGCGAGCCGGCAGCAGGGCATGCGGCAACTGCTGGCGCACCAGGGCGAGTTGCACCAGGTGGCGGACGGGCCCGCGCGCCCCGCTCCGGTGCGGGCGCCGCTGCCGCCGGTGCAGGCCGCGCCGCCCGTTCCGCCGGAGGGCATCGCGCAGGAGCTGGCGGCGGCGTTCGGGCCGGGGATCTTCCGGTTCGAGCAGCAGGCGGTGTCCCGGCAGGGTGTGCCGCCGATCGTGGCGCACACGCTGGTCGTGGCCGGTCTGCCGGTGGACATGGGCCCGTTCTTCTGGGCGCAGGCCCAGCCGGGCCGTCCGGTGCCGACGCTGGCGGAGCTGGCGGCCGAGCGCGGGGTGCAGCCGGCGCCGGACGCGGGCTCGTACCTCGTCATGGGCACCGACTTCGGCAGGGCGCTCTGTGTCCAGTACGGCACCGCGAACATCGTGGCCGTGCCGGTGGAGGCCGGGCCGGGCGGGGCTGCGGTGCCGCCGCAGTTCGTGAACTCCGGGCTGCCGGAGTTCGCGCGCTGCCTGGCGCTGCTGGGCCGGATGTGGCGCCTGCGGTTCGGGC
Above is a genomic segment from Streptomyces fodineus containing:
- a CDS encoding SUKH-4 family immunity protein, producing the protein MVTYAQAQERAEEWINGDVPAYQHREVRVREFELGFVVWGEDRAEGPRSDAGAQRLVIARDSGEATLWPGLPVGEVIRRYEEEYGRADEPQDAAPAPAAARVDLNQTSFLLTPPEWLQEAADKLGIGDRRPGGEGGSGAGASGAGASGGDAGAGVGVGGGASSGGAGLAPTQAGASSGASGAPGASGGAQGVPGAPAGVGAPSADVPVGATPWAGTDTNADSGEDDRSVPLPATVFAPPLSDLDDEAARPPVSVPDAKTALMSGGSRLPPTAVAPALDPSNTPGAPGAPAAPGVPGASQGSTPAPSTGAPPYGYPQAPGAPGVPAAPGVPGAPQGSTPPPPPGYPQPQAAPGTPPAGAPAYPPAPGTAQAPGAPGVAGAPAVPGAPGAPQGSTPPPPPGAPTYGYPQGPGAGQGAPGYGYPQAPGAPQSPADTGASRRLAANAGDIADAATSKAAPPPKKARGGVGAPPPPPGAPGAPGARPGSGATPPPPGAAGGAYVPTQLVSALGPEGLAGPGVPAAPGGADGAQAPGAPYAPGAPQPPAAPPGNVHHAATVLADPSQLGAPQPSGAPGAPGAPGMPNPPGAPGAPGAPGMPPSPPGVPAAPGVPGAPQPPSAPSGPGAPGAPGAPGGGRGAVHHAETVLAAPPVAGPGAPPPPPAPGALGAPGAPGMPPGTPGAPQPMPPGAMPPPGAPVPGQPSAYGYPQQGQPTVGPGYQAVLRYRAQDGSEQQLIRRSAPGTPHPEWQIFHELRGMNVPSDQVLELHTELESCELPGAYCARMIREQWPQARITSIAPYGTDHASRQQGMRQLLAHQGELHQVADGPARPAPVRAPLPPVQAAPPVPPEGIAQELAAAFGPGIFRFEQQAVSRQGVPPIVAHTLVVAGLPVDMGPFFWAQAQPGRPVPTLAELAAERGVQPAPDAGSYLVMGTDFGRALCVQYGTANIVAVPVEAGPGGAAVPPQFVNSGLPEFARCLALLGRMWRLRFGLNQEQAGRWTVDFQAQLAALDPAALGSPESWWSVLLEQMWDGLL